A genome region from Hymenobacter tibetensis includes the following:
- a CDS encoding VanZ family protein, which produces MLAAAPPTPRSRPFVGLPLAWAALVVLLTLTPAEDMPVVPPWELISFDTAAHAFVFVVLAALCVFSARRQQAWRWLRRWAYVVVLLGSIGFGLLIELLQSVMQLGRHGEWSDALSDSIGVGVGLLFAYFTRRWWQPSL; this is translated from the coding sequence ATGCTAGCAGCCGCGCCGCCCACGCCTCGTAGCCGCCCCTTTGTGGGCTTGCCGCTGGCGTGGGCGGCGCTGGTGGTACTGCTCACTCTTACACCGGCAGAGGATATGCCGGTGGTGCCACCGTGGGAGCTAATATCGTTTGATACAGCCGCCCATGCTTTCGTATTTGTGGTGCTGGCGGCCTTGTGCGTATTCTCGGCGCGGCGACAACAAGCATGGCGGTGGCTAAGGCGTTGGGCATACGTAGTGGTGTTGTTAGGTAGTATCGGCTTTGGGTTGCTGATTGAACTGCTACAATCAGTAATGCAGCTGGGGCGGCACGGTGAATGGTCGGACGCCCTCAGTGATTCTATTGGGGTAGGGGTAGGGCTGCTGTTTGCTTATTTCACCCGTCGTTGGTGGCAGCCCAGCCTCTAG
- a CDS encoding TonB-dependent receptor yields the protein MRHLFLLFLGLLFSTLALAQQGSLVGKVTDKKTGDGVIGATVIVTGTIQAAPVDMEGAYELKLDPGTYNITMTYIGYKPLTFSGIVITAGNKTTLNGSMEESATSLKEVTVTGQKQTGTEVALIQDLKKSEVVVSGISNDQIVKSLDRDAAEVVKRIPGVTVQSNNFIVIRGLAERYNTVLLNDALTPSAEVDTRSFSFDILPSSVIDRVLIFKSGSPELPGEMGGGVVKVYTKNSVVENSTTATVSGWVRHGTTFNNFLSSKRANTDWLGFDNGPRQLPSTGSVEEIGTRLPNTWEPRVVSSRPDLRLSLGLNRKFEIGGKYLSNVTSLSYSNTQERYEIVRQRIDLYQEDTKALSVRYDYKDDRSLASTRLGIIHNWQMRLNNRNRIEFRNFFNQYGTDEVVHRTGVLNTQEQERDEYATHYQSRTIYSGQLQGTHEIGEGEHTSITWAGGYNYVFRDEPDYRRYQNQRPIGTDEPFRVNIVETPNQFDASRFYSNLNENTYMVSGQWERRFAGRDTLSANKYKLRVGFYAEQKERSLANRYFSYVKDASTNPSLINSALPVSQLFSAANIGPGGFKLAEATLPQDRYDAENTLVAGYIGAVAPLSDKFNVSGGVRVEYNRKSLLNGDGISYKEVRTIPMPSFNAAYNFNERSLLRLGGSVTVNRPEFREVANYVFYDFSANTGVQGNDSLKTATIYNADLRYEFYPSRSELISVGVFYKHFRNAIEQTIVPLGSESINVGFANAPTAYDYGVEVEMRKSLAEASQNAFIQRLNIVLNASFIKSEVNLSDDERQIINRPLQGQSPYVFNVGTFYQDDEHHWQVSAQYNVVGPRILLVGDRSNNFSVIDRPRNIVDLSVTKGLGQHLEVKAGIQDLLNQPVRQSWDLNRDNKINKNTPEETRHFGSYRRGTYSTLGLTYRF from the coding sequence ATGCGTCATCTTTTTCTCCTGTTTTTGGGTTTGTTGTTCAGCACGCTGGCACTAGCCCAACAAGGCTCTCTGGTCGGTAAGGTTACCGACAAAAAAACCGGTGATGGCGTTATTGGGGCAACTGTCATTGTGACCGGAACTATACAAGCTGCCCCAGTCGATATGGAGGGTGCTTACGAGTTAAAACTCGATCCGGGTACCTATAATATTACGATGACCTACATTGGCTACAAGCCGCTGACTTTTTCAGGCATTGTAATTACGGCAGGTAATAAGACTACCCTAAACGGGTCGATGGAAGAAAGCGCCACTTCGCTGAAGGAAGTAACTGTAACAGGGCAGAAGCAGACTGGAACAGAAGTAGCCCTTATTCAGGACCTCAAGAAAAGCGAGGTAGTAGTTAGTGGTATTAGCAACGACCAAATTGTTAAATCACTAGACCGCGACGCCGCGGAAGTGGTAAAGCGCATTCCGGGGGTGACAGTGCAAAGCAACAACTTTATTGTAATCCGCGGCTTGGCCGAACGATATAATACTGTGTTGTTGAACGACGCACTAACACCTTCAGCAGAGGTAGACACCCGCTCTTTCTCGTTCGATATTTTGCCAAGTTCGGTGATTGATCGGGTGTTAATTTTCAAGTCAGGCTCTCCTGAGTTGCCTGGTGAAATGGGTGGTGGTGTAGTTAAGGTGTACACTAAGAACTCGGTTGTAGAGAATTCGACAACAGCCACCGTTTCAGGATGGGTGCGGCACGGAACGACGTTCAATAACTTTTTGAGCAGCAAGCGGGCTAATACTGATTGGCTGGGGTTTGACAATGGCCCCCGTCAACTGCCTTCAACAGGTTCGGTGGAAGAAATAGGAACACGGCTGCCAAACACTTGGGAGCCACGAGTAGTTAGCTCGCGGCCCGATTTGCGATTGTCGCTGGGGCTGAATCGTAAGTTTGAAATTGGTGGCAAATACTTAAGCAACGTTACCTCGCTTTCTTATTCGAATACGCAGGAGCGTTACGAGATTGTACGTCAGCGTATTGACTTGTACCAAGAGGATACGAAGGCTCTTAGCGTGCGCTACGATTATAAGGATGACCGCTCCCTTGCTTCCACTCGTTTGGGGATAATACATAACTGGCAGATGCGGCTCAATAACCGCAACCGCATAGAATTCCGCAACTTCTTCAACCAGTATGGCACCGATGAGGTTGTGCACCGTACTGGTGTTTTGAATACGCAGGAGCAAGAGCGAGACGAGTATGCAACCCATTACCAGAGCCGCACTATTTATTCGGGCCAGTTACAGGGTACACATGAAATAGGAGAAGGAGAACATACTTCTATTACGTGGGCCGGCGGCTACAACTATGTATTTCGTGATGAGCCTGATTACCGCCGCTACCAGAACCAGCGCCCAATAGGGACAGATGAGCCATTTAGAGTAAATATTGTAGAAACGCCTAACCAGTTTGATGCTTCGCGCTTCTACTCAAACCTGAATGAGAATACCTATATGGTAAGTGGGCAGTGGGAGCGGCGCTTTGCAGGCCGCGACACACTAAGTGCCAACAAATACAAGTTGCGCGTCGGCTTCTATGCCGAACAAAAAGAGCGTAGCCTCGCCAACCGATACTTCTCTTATGTTAAAGATGCCAGCACGAATCCAAGCCTGATAAACTCGGCCCTACCAGTGAGCCAGCTTTTCTCGGCAGCCAACATAGGTCCGGGTGGCTTCAAACTAGCCGAAGCAACTTTGCCACAAGACCGTTATGACGCTGAAAATACGCTCGTGGCAGGTTACATTGGGGCAGTAGCGCCCTTGTCTGATAAGTTTAACGTATCGGGAGGGGTCCGGGTAGAATACAACCGCAAAAGCTTGCTGAATGGAGACGGCATCTCTTATAAAGAGGTTCGCACCATTCCAATGCCATCTTTCAACGCTGCTTACAATTTCAACGAGCGGTCATTGCTTCGGTTAGGTGGCAGCGTTACAGTGAACCGTCCGGAGTTTCGGGAGGTAGCCAACTACGTATTCTACGATTTCAGCGCTAACACGGGTGTACAGGGCAACGACTCGCTGAAAACGGCTACTATCTACAATGCTGATTTGCGTTACGAGTTCTACCCGAGCCGTTCGGAACTGATTTCGGTAGGAGTGTTCTATAAGCACTTCCGCAATGCTATTGAGCAAACTATTGTGCCGCTGGGAAGCGAGTCTATCAACGTAGGATTTGCTAACGCTCCTACGGCCTATGATTATGGAGTGGAAGTGGAAATGCGCAAGAGCTTAGCAGAAGCTAGTCAGAATGCATTTATACAGCGCCTCAACATTGTGTTGAACGCTTCCTTCATCAAGAGCGAGGTAAACCTCAGTGATGATGAGCGTCAAATTATCAACCGGCCGCTACAAGGCCAGTCGCCTTACGTGTTCAACGTCGGCACATTCTACCAAGATGATGAGCATCATTGGCAGGTATCGGCACAATACAATGTCGTAGGACCACGCATCCTACTGGTAGGTGACCGGAGCAACAACTTCTCGGTAATTGATCGGCCACGTAACATTGTCGACTTGTCTGTCACGAAGGGTTTAGGCCAGCACCTAGAAGTAAAGGCTGGTATTCAGGACTTGTTGAACCAGCCTGTACGCCAAAGCTGGGATTTGAACCGCGACAATAAGATCAACAAAAACACGCCCGAGGAGACTAGGCATTTCGGTAGCTACCGTCGGGGTACTTATAGCACGCTTGGCTTGACGTACCGCTTCTAA
- a CDS encoding M28 family metallopeptidase yields MPRVRRTIQDLTAPAMQGRGYVRGGDQKAAEYIRRRFRLIGLQPLAPNYTQSFPLDVNTFPGKLKLRLRTGSTRSLPLLGGYHKLRPGFDFIAAASSGGGQVGGTLSAAAITPFDTLLFSDPRAQLRFLQTPWQGKGVVRSVRDARRFNKLPPAVLQHLDSAAFLLTTVPKLTASLSAQQSRQVQLEVLDSVWRKCSVDGKEPAFATLRVQAELKRRYHTQNIIGYVRGKAQPDSFLIVTAHYDHLGTMGHRTYFPGANDNASGTAMMLELASYYARPENQPAYSIAFIAFGAEEAGLVGSQYFVEHPLLPLSHIRFLVNLDLLGTGAEGATVVNGRDLPVQFKLLQRLNEQSRAIPSVAARGRAANSDHFPFSERGVPAFFLYTRGGITAYHDVQDRAVTLPLTAFTGMFALIRDFLETLSVSHP; encoded by the coding sequence ATGCCGCGCGTACGCCGTACAATCCAAGACTTAACGGCCCCCGCTATGCAAGGCCGGGGCTACGTACGGGGCGGCGACCAAAAAGCTGCCGAATACATCCGCCGTCGTTTTCGCCTGATTGGCCTCCAGCCATTGGCTCCAAACTACACGCAGTCTTTCCCGCTTGATGTAAATACCTTTCCAGGCAAGTTAAAACTACGGCTACGTACAGGCAGCACACGCTCACTACCGCTATTGGGTGGCTATCACAAGCTGCGGCCTGGCTTCGATTTTATTGCAGCGGCTAGCTCGGGGGGCGGGCAGGTAGGTGGTACTTTATCGGCAGCGGCTATCACGCCGTTTGATACATTGCTTTTCTCGGATCCGCGGGCGCAACTACGCTTTCTGCAGACGCCTTGGCAGGGAAAAGGCGTGGTGCGAAGTGTCCGCGACGCACGGCGCTTCAATAAGTTGCCTCCTGCAGTCCTTCAGCATCTAGACTCAGCCGCCTTTCTATTAACCACTGTGCCCAAGCTTACGGCTTCGTTGTCGGCCCAGCAAAGCCGACAGGTTCAACTCGAAGTGCTGGATTCAGTGTGGCGTAAGTGCAGCGTGGATGGGAAAGAGCCTGCCTTTGCCACGCTACGCGTTCAAGCCGAGCTGAAGCGCCGCTACCACACACAGAATATCATTGGGTATGTGCGCGGTAAAGCGCAGCCTGATTCCTTTCTTATAGTCACGGCTCACTATGATCATCTAGGTACAATGGGGCACCGCACCTATTTTCCGGGAGCTAACGACAATGCCAGCGGTACGGCCATGATGCTGGAGCTGGCCTCGTACTACGCTCGACCTGAAAACCAGCCAGCGTATTCAATTGCCTTTATTGCGTTCGGAGCCGAGGAAGCAGGGCTAGTAGGTTCTCAATACTTTGTAGAGCACCCCCTGCTACCTCTGAGTCATATTCGCTTCCTAGTGAACCTTGACCTGCTTGGTACTGGTGCCGAGGGAGCCACAGTTGTAAACGGCCGGGACCTACCTGTGCAGTTCAAGTTGCTTCAACGGCTCAACGAGCAAAGCCGAGCCATCCCTAGTGTAGCTGCCCGCGGACGAGCTGCCAACTCCGACCATTTTCCTTTCTCAGAGCGAGGAGTGCCGGCCTTCTTTCTCTACACTCGTGGTGGAATTACTGCTTACCATGATGTGCAGGATCGTGCCGTTACACTTCCCTTAACTGCTTTTACTGGAATGTTCGCATTGATCCGTGACTTCCTAGAAACACTGAGTGTTAGCCACCCTTGA
- a CDS encoding T9SS type A sorting domain-containing protein, whose product MKKLLLPVLLALATASAVPQDTYAQTACPANPTPITVTGNVPAGTTWTRNNIYLLSGNVVVPSGTTLIIEPGTIIKGDKASRGTLIVARGGRLEANGTATQPIVFTSNEAPGARRRGDWGGIIILGRSQENIAGDPIIEGVTGYNYGPGTGNQPILNDNSGTLRYVRIEFPGVLISTNNEINGLTLGGVGSGTTIEYVQVSYSGDDAFEWFGGTVNAKYLVAMNSLDDDFDTDAGFAGSVQYGLVLRDPSSADASQSNAFESDNDAQGTNAQPLTAPVFSNITVLLPPPAAGQTTNALYRHAMHFRRNTSTSVFNSVFSGFPIGLYLQASNTGAPFPTPNAETNITNGSLVLRNNVIAGSATPLQVQTGSTLDLAGYFNDASRSNTIYPNASSLGLNPSNFNNVDPADANATINNVTPDYTLPASSPLVSGASFADAKLGGGFFTTTAYRGAFGPTGTANWAQGWTNFNPQITCYNVPGQTLSNKKADEQVKGLSVAPNPTEGAAKLTFELKSAGAVTVRVLDITGRTVAIVRNGQKLGTGVQTIELPASLQAGMYMASVTTGETTQAVRFVVAK is encoded by the coding sequence ATGAAAAAGTTATTACTCCCTGTGTTGCTAGCACTGGCTACTGCTTCGGCCGTACCACAAGACACCTACGCACAAACCGCCTGCCCCGCAAACCCAACACCTATTACAGTTACGGGTAACGTGCCAGCTGGTACCACTTGGACGCGCAACAATATTTATCTGTTGTCTGGCAACGTGGTAGTACCGTCTGGAACGACCCTCATTATCGAGCCTGGTACCATCATCAAAGGCGATAAAGCTTCGCGTGGGACGCTTATTGTTGCTCGCGGTGGTCGGCTTGAAGCAAACGGAACGGCCACACAGCCCATTGTTTTCACTTCCAACGAAGCACCTGGTGCCCGTCGTCGTGGTGACTGGGGTGGAATTATCATTTTGGGACGCTCACAGGAAAACATTGCTGGTGATCCTATCATCGAAGGGGTAACAGGCTATAACTATGGTCCTGGCACTGGCAACCAACCTATCTTGAACGACAATTCTGGTACTCTACGCTATGTGCGTATTGAGTTCCCAGGCGTATTAATTTCGACCAACAACGAAATCAATGGCTTGACGTTAGGCGGGGTAGGGTCGGGCACTACCATCGAGTATGTGCAGGTGTCTTACTCTGGCGACGACGCTTTTGAATGGTTCGGTGGCACCGTAAACGCCAAGTATCTGGTGGCTATGAATTCACTGGATGACGATTTTGATACAGATGCTGGCTTTGCTGGCAGCGTACAATATGGCTTGGTGCTGCGCGATCCTTCTTCGGCGGATGCCTCGCAGTCCAATGCCTTTGAGTCTGACAATGATGCACAGGGTACTAATGCGCAGCCACTTACTGCGCCGGTGTTTTCGAACATAACGGTGCTGCTGCCACCGCCTGCCGCTGGCCAAACAACCAACGCACTATATCGCCATGCGATGCACTTCCGCCGGAACACGTCAACTAGCGTGTTTAACTCGGTATTCAGCGGATTCCCCATCGGGCTTTACTTGCAGGCTAGTAACACAGGTGCGCCCTTCCCAACACCTAACGCGGAAACCAACATCACTAACGGTTCTTTGGTACTTCGCAACAACGTAATTGCAGGCAGCGCTACGCCGTTGCAGGTACAAACTGGCAGTACTTTGGACCTGGCCGGGTACTTCAATGATGCTAGCCGTAGCAATACTATCTACCCGAACGCTAGCAGCCTAGGCTTAAATCCAAGTAACTTCAACAACGTAGATCCTGCTGACGCAAACGCTACTATTAACAATGTAACTCCAGATTACACACTGCCAGCTTCTTCGCCGCTTGTATCTGGTGCCTCATTTGCAGATGCGAAACTAGGTGGCGGTTTCTTCACCACTACGGCTTATCGTGGAGCATTTGGACCAACTGGTACTGCTAACTGGGCACAAGGCTGGACCAACTTCAATCCCCAGATTACTTGCTATAACGTACCTGGCCAGACGTTATCCAACAAGAAAGCTGACGAGCAAGTAAAGGGCCTAAGCGTAGCGCCCAACCCGACTGAAGGAGCTGCTAAGCTAACGTTTGAGTTGAAGAGTGCTGGCGCCGTAACGGTGCGTGTGCTGGATATAACGGGCCGTACCGTGGCTATCGTGCGCAATGGTCAGAAGTTAGGAACTGGTGTGCAGACCATCGAGTTGCCAGCTTCCCTTCAGGCAGGCATGTACATGGCATCGGTTACTACCGGCGAAACCACGCAGGCCGTGCGGTTCGTGGTAGCTAAGTAA
- a CDS encoding YicC/YloC family endoribonuclease — MLQSMTGYGVAHRDTDSYSATVEVKSLNSKSLDLTLRLPRFLQDKELEIRNLVSKNLVRGKVNLNFDFARVRATGAQSGVVNQAALAAAYEELRELSTRTGASVELLASIAKALPGSLRLPIEGQGQALPEQEEEVSWEELLPLVQEALDRANEFRRTEGQTLTTEILGYLDSIRIQLAEIERHDPNRVENVRERLRSHLADLASSEQFSQVRFEQELIFYIEKLDIAEEKVRLVSHLHYFTETVYLPEPTGKKLAFISQEIGREINTIGSKANDSIVQHLVVGMKEELEKIKEQINNIL; from the coding sequence ATGCTTCAATCTATGACTGGCTACGGCGTTGCTCACCGCGACACCGATTCTTACTCCGCTACTGTCGAGGTGAAATCCTTGAATTCCAAGTCGCTGGATCTTACACTTCGCCTGCCCCGCTTCCTACAAGACAAGGAGTTGGAAATTCGTAATCTGGTGTCGAAAAACCTGGTACGTGGCAAGGTTAACCTGAACTTCGATTTTGCCCGAGTTCGAGCTACTGGTGCTCAAAGCGGAGTGGTAAACCAAGCGGCATTAGCGGCTGCTTATGAAGAACTAAGGGAGTTGAGCACCCGCACTGGCGCATCCGTTGAACTGCTGGCGTCTATTGCCAAAGCTCTACCAGGTAGTTTACGCTTACCTATAGAAGGACAAGGCCAAGCGTTGCCTGAGCAAGAAGAGGAGGTGAGCTGGGAGGAATTGCTGCCTTTAGTACAGGAAGCCCTGGACCGCGCCAATGAATTTCGGCGTACCGAAGGCCAGACCCTTACCACCGAGATTCTAGGCTACCTCGATAGTATCCGGATCCAGTTAGCTGAAATAGAAAGGCACGATCCAAACCGGGTAGAGAATGTGCGGGAAAGACTTCGCTCTCACCTTGCAGACTTAGCCAGCAGTGAACAGTTCAGCCAAGTTCGCTTCGAGCAAGAGCTTATCTTCTATATAGAGAAGCTGGATATAGCCGAGGAAAAAGTGCGGTTGGTCAGTCATTTGCACTATTTCACCGAAACTGTATATCTCCCAGAGCCTACTGGCAAGAAATTAGCCTTTATTTCGCAGGAAATAGGCAGAGAGATTAACACGATTGGCTCGAAAGCGAACGACTCGATTGTACAACACTTAGTGGTTGGTATGAAAGAGGAATTAGAAAAAATAAAGGAACAAATCAATAATATACTTTAA
- the gcvH gene encoding glycine cleavage system protein GcvH, translating to MNLPANLKYTKEHEWIRVEGDVAYIGITDHAQKELGDIVYVDIDTLDKEVAKDEVFGTVEAVKTVSDLFSPISGTVLEVNSHLDGTPEAVNADPYGDGWMVKISVADPAELEGLLSAEAYGQLVGA from the coding sequence ATGAATCTGCCTGCTAACCTCAAATACACCAAAGAGCACGAATGGATCCGCGTTGAAGGCGACGTTGCCTACATTGGCATCACCGACCACGCGCAGAAAGAGCTTGGTGACATTGTGTACGTCGACATTGACACGCTCGACAAAGAGGTTGCGAAGGATGAAGTATTTGGCACAGTAGAAGCTGTGAAAACAGTTTCCGACCTGTTTAGCCCAATCTCGGGCACCGTGCTAGAAGTGAACAGCCACCTCGACGGTACGCCGGAAGCCGTAAATGCTGACCCTTACGGTGATGGTTGGATGGTAAAAATATCCGTAGCCGACCCTGCCGAGCTGGAGGGTTTGTTGTCAGCAGAAGCCTACGGTCAACTGGTAGGTGCTTAA